The following is a genomic window from Anopheles aquasalis chromosome 3, idAnoAquaMG_Q_19, whole genome shotgun sequence.
TATTcctatgtttgtgtttgcgaaaCTGAAGCGTGGCGTCTGCGTCATACCTTCCGCCGTGACTTTGGGTAAAAATCCGCCGGTTGCTAGATAATGAAGCAATCTGGAAGCAGGCAACTGTagcacccagcaccagcaccagcatcagcagcagcagctgtgaaTTCACAGAATGTGTAGTTAAATACGGATGTGCGACCAACTCCGTGAAGACACCACCGACAACGCAACCATAAAACAGCTCTAGCGTAGCCTACTACGAGTTTCTTCTGTTGCATCCAGTCGTCGGAAAAGGTTAGAAAAGCGTGCAAAAAACAATTTGGCAACCAAGCGCAAACAGAGGCGATTCGTTGGCGATGGTGCGCGCTCGTACAACATTCACTGAACCCACGAAGTCCGTGTACCGGTAAACCGGCGCCCGCTAAACAGTCTGTTCCGTatcttttcctttatttttaatttgcttCTGTACACAATACACTGTCTCACTGGCACGTGGAAACCGGTGGAAAACGCTGTCATTTGAAACGTGCTGATAATTGTTTCTTCCTTGCTTCCTTGCTCTGACTACTCGAATCTCGCCGTTTACGTCTCGCCCCCTTAATTCAATCGATTTTATGGATGAAAATGAGCGAATTCCACGGCGCTGGAGGGTCGGCGCCATCCCGCTgaagaacggaaacgaaatcgagcaaatatttccatcattttcgacgttgattgtttttgaaTTGTTGCGGAAAAAGTTCAAAGTGCAATATGAAACCAAGCGGCCTCACAAAAAGCTCTCAAACTCCCATTTCCATCACCGCTTGCCTGCGCTCTCTGGCAAACATTCTTCGACCGGCGCCGTCACTGACTTATCGgatccgggttttttttgggtgggtggagagagagaggggcaaTTCCCTGAAATGCTGAGTTACTCTTAACCATTTTTCTTGTCTGTTCCAGCTGCTCCGTTCGGGGGAAACTTTCAAATCGAAACAGGAGGAGTTTTGTACAAGATTCCAGAACCGTAAAACACCGGAAAAGTCACGCTTCTGCGTTTGCGTTTCCTCGGGAAGCTTACAGCCGATCAAATTGGCTGGCTTAAGCGCTCCCGTCTTACCAGTTACCGTTGATGGGGTGTTCAATGTTGTGGGGTAGATGTTTTCCCGCACCATATCTATTTTATTTCCGGACCGTCGATTGTGTGGGTGTCGAGAAAAGAATGTTCGAAACACCATTCAGACGAACTCAAATATTCGCAAAGTGTTTGTGGAATGTTGCAGCTCGATCTCATAAAACATGCAACATAACGTGTAACGTTTTTAGTTTCTCTCgttttggttgtgttgctACAACAGGCGCCTTACGAAAGAAGCCAAATTCCCCCGCTGGTGCTCTGTTGCGGCATTCGGTTTTCATCGGATCCGGACGAGTGTTAAACTGTTTGTTTATGCTTCTGCGGCACAAGATCTCCCTTCCTCTTTGAATGTGTCGAATGCTCGGCTTTGTACGTTAGTTGGTTAAGTTGCCTTTAATCCAAAAGCATTACCAGCGACCGAACTACCACCATGCCACTGAACGCAAGggattaaatgaaattattccCCGTAAGCCTTGGCGTACCACAGAAAAGACCGGCGGCAAACAACACGACAGGAATAATTAGAAAGAGGttcctgttttgcatttccctTAAGCATATGGTCCGTCCCCTGGTACATGATTTGCCAATGTTAATTCATGTTGACGAGAGACACGATCCTTCTTTCTgtagtggctggctggaatggTACTTTTTGTAGACTCGGTAAGGATAATGATTTGCTTGCGACaaatcgtcaccgtcaccgtgatAAGCATACGAAGAGCGGTAGACATGTTGTTACTAATGAGAGTGAGCTTTTTTGTGCGCCTCTTGAGAAGAATGTGGAGGATGATATAATCATTTAAACTCGTTTCAATGCCGGATGAATGAGTCAGTGCAGTCGTGGATAAACCTTATTTGAAGATTTAATTCGTTAAAATAAGTCCTCCAGATAGCTCTTGCCGGATAGTTTCTCTTAGCATCCGTCCTGGCCTCACCAGTAGCACTCAAGCACTCTCACCGAATGCAAAGTTTAATTGTCTTCCCTAATCTATTGTTCATTGCCTGCACCGTCGCTGTACAATGCGCTGCGCTAGTTCGGTGGTTCAAGACTCTGCAGAAAGTTCTTGACAAAACTTGCCTCCCATTAGGAGCTTGTCATATTCCGGTGAGGTCGGCTGCTCTTATCGTAATTATCATTTCACTCAGATGCCCAACAGCTTATCGCCGTAAACTTATGCCCGACGTTCACTTTTGTCCATTCTTTGCTTTGGTGAAAGTTGTTGCCCAGTCGGAATGGGAAATGTCAATTCaagtggatgttttttttccacctcctGCCGCCTATTGTTCGTTTTTGTTGGCCTGACCATTGAACATACAAAAGTGTGCTAaaggaaatgtttgaaaatgcaaaaaactTCCCAGGAATACGGTGCTAACGTTTTAAACTCCAAGGAACTTGATTTATAGAGCTTGTACTATGTTTTTCAGGAGACAGTTTGATACGGCTTGAACTCGACCAAAGCGACGGAAACCGTACAAATCGAATTCCCATAGCGTGTCCACAGCcaacttttgccatttttggttCACTGTTAGTGTGATCTTTCCGGAGAGACGATATAAATATTATACCAGGAGGCCCCGGCTGTAACTAAGCAGGCTACGATATAACTTTCTATATAATTCTTCATCAACATTTAACATCGTAACTTTGCTGGTGATTTGTGTAAGCCCATTGTAACGACCACCGTCCCGAGAAACCCGTTAACGATGGTGCCATTGGGTGCAATGGGAATTTAGAGTTGTTCTATTCCAATTCAGGTTGAGTTTTTGTGGGGAATTTCTAATCCGTTTTCTGCGGGCGTTAAATGTACCTAATCACATTTGCGAAAACTGCACAAAACCAACTTGGAACACTTGGAAACTAACTTTAACATAAGCGACATAGTGGATTATGAAACCAGCACGAAATGTCCGGCAGCTCTCCGTCACCGTGTGCTGCGCATCATTAATCATTGACACCCCCCACCGCATAGCCAGAGAGGTTGTGCTATTCTCCTCGTAGGGGAAATGACTCTTTTCCGCCTTTTCCCATTGATTGCTGGCAGCATAAAGCACGCCAGtcgctggtggtagtggtggtggaattgATCGATTTGGACAGCCGGAGGAAAAGTTTCGTGCCATCGCAGCCTGTCATGTTCAGCCGGCCGGGCTTACGAAGTCAATGTGAAAACATTGTCAAACAGTTCTACAGTACGGTAGTCAAGAGTGTCAAGGCGGGGCACAAAGCTAGCTCTACCAGTGACCCTCATCAAAAAGCTCTAAGCCTCGGATGGCCAAATCAAATCTGGTCACTGTTTCGGCGAGGACCAACTCTCGGAGATCTGTTCCCCGGAGCCGCGAGAGCGAATGCCAAACGTTCGGTGCtaaaacgatgaaaaatgaagcggaaatggcaatgaatatttcatttccgtAAATGTGCTCCATCGGAATGCGATTGTGTTATGTCACAATTGAACAAGTTATGCAGGGGCAGCCCACCCACCTCGCCCACCGGGGGCACCCATCAAGGATCAGAAAGCGTAGTGCGATGGTGTCTGCTAAATGATGCCTCGTGGCGATACGAATAATAGctctcttctcgctctctggtcAGCAGATACTACCGATGCCAATTAATTGGAGTTTGGGGTTTAGCGCAATGCGTTGAGCCTATCGAACGAGCCGCGACCATGCATGCACCAGCGCTCAGTTCAGTCGGAGCGCGAAAATCGGTAAAATGGGTCATGCGCTACTGATCCTCCACATCCGGCAATCAACCTCCGGCATCCGGATCCCGTGGCTTGAAAACCGGAATGACGGACGAGAATTTATGCACAATCATTGCGCAAATCGGTTACCCATTCGTTTCATCTGCATTTTCGGTCTTCCGGGGTCCGCCGCTTCGTTTCGACATTTGGGGATTAAGTTTTTGCAATATTTATGTCCGCTGCGGATCAATATGTTttatttggttggtttgcatttGGGGCGAGACAAGGAAGATTTCAATAAGATAAGTTACAGATTTTATCTAGTTGTTTTTAAAAGCATCACGTTCAAAAAGACTCATGATTCTTCAATAACCCATTAATAAATGAAGGCTTCTGTTGTTTTATCTAAAATGTGTGCAGATGGTCGATTGTTATTTAACGATCATCCCATTGATAGCCCTTCTAATAGCTTATGCTTCATTGGCCAGCATTTTAGCGTTATTTCGTGGAATACCCTTTCTAAAACCAGTTGCTGCACGGGCTGACCGTTGCCATAGCCAGCAAAGGGATGATGCCATACGGCACGGCATCCGATATCCATTATCTGATTAATTTCTACGGAAAAAGCTCACCAACATACGGGCCCCGGTGGGTCTTCTGCGTCAAAAAGAAGCTAACCGTTTACAGCACCTTTATGCCCCATTACTTTCCCCTCCTCTGACTCGTTTCGCTATCATAAATATGATGGATTGcggccggatcggatcggtagTCAATCCTCACCAAACCCCCCATGCTTCATGCTATCAGACAGTCTGCGAGAGGATGTTTTTTCCTTGCGCCCTTTTATCCATCGATTGGCTGTCAAAAACTCGTTCCGACTAGGGTTGTAATCGTTTTATGGTTCTCCACaactgtttcgtttcgaaGCATAATTGAGCCAGTAATGagaaatttcatttcgcttcattcGGTTCTCGTTCTTTCTCCTCGTTGGTGGCTTGCGGCtaatcattttttcatcattATTCCGCGTTCGGTTGTCCCGGGAGAACAAAtataaacagcagcaaactcaTCACACATCCAATTGGATGCTGAGTGGTTTGGGGAACGGATATGCGGACGCCACGGCCCGAGGCACTTCCCAGAGCGGCCCAGTGGAATAGACGCAAAGGCCCTTATTAGCTTTTGCCTTTCCACATCGGCACATATGACGGGTTCAATCATCAAAATAGCTTGCACAAACAGCACCACTCACCTGAGGTCGATCGGGCGACCTAACGAACGTATCGGCCAAATCGAATTGGACAATATTTATCACATCCCTGAAGAGCTGAAGAAATAAGCCAAATGGATTGTATCTTTATCGTTCTCACTcgtgtcagtcagtcaggctGCTGAAGGGATGATTGATGTTGGCaagcgttgctgctgtgcattTGCTGATTGCTTATCTCGATAGGAAATAGATATTAAATATGTTACGCAAGTGAATAGGCTcaagaaatgataaaaaatcctttttttttctttaaactaTCACTGACTAAGATACAATATCGGTTTACTAACAATTTTAGCATTTAATATCTTCCAACAATGCTCATCGTTAGCACATAATTTCCCtaatcaatcaaaccgaaGCTTATTTTCTAGTATTTTCTCTTTAAGGCCACTTGAATCACCAGAATGTGCTGGAAAGGGCGTAAAGGTTGTATCTTGGTTAGGTCACGCGTATATATTGCCCTAATAAGTAGTGATCCTGCCTGAagttaaatcatttttaaaaaaaccaaaaaaaaacttgaaaaaccaggcgtctccatcgtcgctCGGACGGCGTTAAAGTATCCATCCACTCGTGCaacgtttctctctctctctctctctcttttagaCTATTAATTATCATCATCCCAATTCATTCGGTgtgcactggtgctgctggtgggcagTTAGTGGCCTCATTGTGTAGGTTAATGGTATTTCACCTTTCTTTTGCCATGAGCGCTTTCATTATTCACGCCACTCCCGGGAGCCACGTGCTTCGTTTGCCAAACGAACATTGAATGGTCACCAAATTAAACCGTACCCGGTTTCTGTTGCTCCCGGTggacttttccatttccatttcgcaaTGATTGATCGACCGTTTGGAGAAGAAATACTATATTCTTTCTGTTGCAACTTTTGTCACTTGCCGCACCCTAAAATGTTACCAGTTCTGTAGCGAAGTGAATCAAGAATAGCACGTCAATGTTGGTGAGGAAATTACGTTAATATACACTCCCAATGATTGACGGGATGGCAAAACTTTGGTCCTAGTGGCTGTGACCTACCGCACTTTAGCTAccgctggccaccggcaccattaGCAGTGAATGTTCGGGACCGGTGTGATGAGTTTTAATAATATATGGAAACTGCTACCCATATGTTCGGGACAATCTGCTACATTATGAAATGAACTTTATCGGTcgatctctctcgctgttcgTGTTTGTTTGGCGTTAAGGTAGACATACTGGACGAAACGTAAAACATATTGAAAGCTGGTTCAATTTGTATTCATACAATAATTGAAAGTTCCTGGCAAATGGAAACAACGGAAATGATTGtttctttaattaatttttctgtCAACCGTTGAACCATTGCTGTCCTATGCACATCTTGTCTTCGTCTCGCTACTAATGAAACATTTCCCTTCAAGACGTTTTTGCTACGAAAACCCGTGCGCTTGTTGAACAATACGAATTGAAACACGGAATGAAGCTCCTCAAATGAAACCACATGTGCTCTGCATGTGGTGCAGAGCGAGTTTCCGAGATTCAACATGATGCACTGCACTCACCACATCACGTCCTGTGGCTTGCATCAACAACGTCTCACATCTAGCTCGAAACAAGACATGCCAACGACAGACCGGTTTTTGTGAAAACTTTGGTGAGCCACTTCCTATCCCCTATGAAtgcaccatttccatttcgaaaaGTGAATTGGTTGCCATTTGAATTGAACGTAGCTTTTGGGTTTGGCAGGCATGAAAGCTATGTCCATCTATGCCATCTAGATTGTAGAAGAAGTCGTTGTTTTTGCTGAAGAAAAAACCAGAGACAGAAAACATCCTTTCTGCAAGATGTCGCTTGCGACcaatccaattttccacccatcgAAACCTATCACTCATCGCTAGTgctatcattttttttcgttctgtcttgtttcatttctttcctGCAGGTTAAGGATGTAACGAGGGCGATCAAAAAGGCAGTGGTGGCCGGTACGCTGGAGGAGGTGCGCACGAAGGCGGCCGAAAAATTCGGACACTCCGATCTGCCCAACATTCACCTCGACTCGGATGGCACCGAGGTGGACGATGAGGATTACTTCCAGACGCTGGAACCGAACGCCGAACTGATAGCGGTGTTTTCCGGCGAACAGTGGATAGATGTACGTATGCGTGCGGACAGGGCGACGTCTAAGAGGCTTAACGTTCATGTAATTATTGGGCAAATCCCATTAATGGTTTCCACGGTCGGATTGTTTCTTCCTCCCGTGATGAAGGCACGCTTAATCGCCCATGATTGAATCTTAGTTGCAAGGAACTTCATTCTTGCTTACCGATCAACGACTACGGTCGTTGCGTTGTAAATAATTATTacaaaaaaggatttaaatCAATCGAAAGAAGCACCCCATTAGTCTGATACGCCATTAACGAGCTTTATGTCTTGGTCCACAGCCCACGCAGTACGTAACGATCACTACGCGGCGTGACTCGTCCGACGTTACCGATAGTCCGGATGTCGAGCGAATACACTTGAAAAAGCTGGTGGCCCAGATGAAGACGAACCTGTGCAACGTGTCCGTGCTGAGCGAACCGGATCTGGAGCTGCTGTCCAACATGGATCCCAACTCGGTCGCCGACATCACCGGCAAAGACTTTATCGAACAGTTGAAGGAAGCCTCAGGCAGGTTAGGGGGACAGAAGAGACCGGGATGGACTGGCACTGGTTTCTTGGAACCCCCCCATCGATCTGCGGCTCTGATTTTTATATCTATTGTTTTGATACGTTCTTACCCACCTTCTTTCGAGTGTGTGTTCTCTAAGCTCTAATCGGTTTGGCTCTACTAATCAAGCGGTTTCTGGTTTGTTTCGTGATTccatgatttgttttcttgtttgtttggttttgggagTTGGGTagttggtttgcttttgccgTACCTTTTTGGTTTCCAAATTCCAATCTGTTACTGTTTACTGGTTTGAGTTCCCTTCTAATCATCCTGCATTTCGCTGGTTCAACACTAACCTAGAAACATTCTGTTGCAAATCGTATCTAACACACAATCAAACCATCAGCTCATACCTCGGCCATACTGTAAACTATGCTTCTCTCATCATTTGCCACATTTTGATTATCTGAAAATGAGTTTCGCTTTTCGATGAATGCTTCCGAGTGGACAGTGGTTAAACGTTCACTGATTGGCAATCTAAATCTCTATCAAATCATAACCACTGTGTTACTGTAGAGTTTGCTCGTGTTTGTGCGTTAAGTAAgatttgaagaatgttttaatAAGTTAAAAGGCTGCATTTAATTTACTCTAACCCACGATTAATGACATTTGTTCTGGTTCCACAGAATCCTGTATGAAAAACGAAAGGCTCTTGACGCAATTGAGCTGCTAAAGCTCATCGCCAAGCGTCAACATCTGCCGGACGGTGATCAGTATGGTAATCTCGAAAGCTCTCCGTATTCCGCGCCCTTTGAATAGgatttttaatttcgttttcttcctttttagcAGTCCAACTTCCTCCAATCACCAGTCAACCACAACCCCGCTCCGAAATgacggcagcggccgccgaatcgtcctcctcttctccATCAACTCCCTCGACCACGGTGCTGCCGGCAAGCGATGGTCCCAAGGTGGCCGGGGTACGCGAGCCTTGCGACAATGACAATGCTTCCTCCTGTAGGTCATGACTTTTGTGCGGTGAGTTGAAGCACTACCTAGTGACCCACGATGCTCACCGAACGAGCCTCGACGAATGATACTGAGGCGGCAGATAGTTGGGAAATGTTCTTTGTTAGCGTGCGTTAGGCAGCGTGCGCCAAAATCATGGTTAGCCAGTTAGTCAGAGGTAGTAGGAGCAGATGACTTATGCATGATATAGCCGTTGATTTCTGTTTGATTGTGCATGCAACCACGTTACAGTTAGGTAAGGTAATAGAGTCTAAAGCGACCGATCGCTGTGCTGAGTTAACATGTGTAGAGCGTCTTGTGTGGGTATAGGGGGAGACGGGAGGATTTACTGTTATAAGATTGGTTGACACAAACACTTAGTTAAAAGATGACAACAAATTTTACAAACAGAATGCGTTCATAGGTGGTATGTAGCTTACATTGATCTCGCTATGGTATGATAAGCGAAACTGCCTGCCCTCGTGCCAAATAGGGTTCTATAGGAACGAATTTATGTAAGAATCTTaaaatcttttccattttttcgtgTCCATCTTTTTACGTACGAAAAgaggtgtttttattttaaagcaACTAAACAAAGCTCTTATTTCAAATGTTCAGTTCTATTTCagttaaaaaaatcatttttcttcaACCATTCCCAATTCTTGTCGAACGTTTTACTCTCTGTTACACAGTAAAACACATCGTTTTAATTGCTGATACAATTTAagtttgtgtttgctgaagTAAGGACAGCGTGACGATTTTGGTATTTACGAAATTAATGCTCATCTAGAAA
Proteins encoded in this region:
- the LOC126577487 gene encoding DNA fragmentation factor subunit alpha-like isoform X2 — its product is MEEENKKPYKVKDVTRAIKKAVVAGTLEEVRTKAAEKFGHSDLPNIHLDSDGTEVDDEDYFQTLEPNAELIAVFSGEQWIDPTQYVTITTRRDSSDVTDSPDVERIHLKKLVAQMKTNLCNVSVLSEPDLELLSNMDPNSVADITGKDFIEQLKEASGRILYEKRKALDAIELLKLIAKRQHLPDGDQYVQLPPITSQPQPRSEMTAAAAESSSSSPSTPSTTVLPASDGPKVAGVREPCDNDNASSCRS
- the LOC126577487 gene encoding DNA fragmentation factor subunit alpha-like isoform X1 — protein: MEEENKKPYKVKDVTRAIKKAVVAGTLEEVRTKAAEKFGHSDLPNIHLDSDGTEVDDEDYFQTLEPNAELIAVFSGEQWIDPTQYVTITTRRDSSDVTDSPDVERIHLKKLVAQMKTNLCNVSVLSEPDLELLSNMDPNSVADITGKDFIEQLKEASGRILYEKRKALDAIELLKLIAKRQHLPDGDQYAVQLPPITSQPQPRSEMTAAAAESSSSSPSTPSTTVLPASDGPKVAGVREPCDNDNASSCRS